A genomic segment from Streptomyces sp. NBC_00078 encodes:
- a CDS encoding fatty acyl-AMP ligase → MQELLTPLRERAARDPQQPAVTFVSEFSDIKRTVRDRAELDLHSRRIASWLQERLAPGDRALLLYSPGIEFTTAFSACVHAGVIAVPAPLPGRYRHERRRLAAIARDAGVRAVLTQQSDLPDVEKWVAEEGVTGAVCHPTDAGDGDPGAWTAPEVSSETLALLQYTSGSTGDPKGVMVTHGNLVANVDRMARMFGNDSATAYGGWIPLYHDMGLIGLMLPGLLLGNGYVQMDPMSFLRRPYHWLRMLDACDVNFTAAPDFGYEMCVRRVTDEQLATLDLSRLKAANGSEPVRADVVAAFTERFAAAGLRPEALIPVYGLAEATLMVSGTSRRPPRCTPVVTAALEDGRLRPADGTQPSRVLVGCGAPAGSDTLIVDPDTGDALPEGRIGEIWLDGPCVTAGYWENDDTTETTFHAHTSDGCGPFLRTGDLGGLLDGDLYITGRRKDVLVLHGRNLHPADIEYELRAQHEELEGLHGAVFMVGHDDGVDAAPAIVVVHEIRAHWGAERLGEIAVGMKQTVARDFGVPVAGVALVRPGGVRRTTSGKVQRSAMRALYLAAGLETLHVAEDPLLTAVLAGHRRGTTR, encoded by the coding sequence GTGCAAGAATTACTCACGCCACTGAGGGAACGGGCGGCGCGCGATCCGCAGCAGCCGGCCGTGACTTTTGTTTCGGAATTCAGCGACATCAAACGGACAGTGCGCGACCGGGCGGAACTGGACCTGCATTCGAGGCGCATTGCCTCCTGGCTCCAGGAGCGGCTTGCTCCGGGAGACAGAGCACTTCTCCTCTACTCCCCGGGAATCGAGTTCACCACAGCCTTTTCCGCCTGTGTCCACGCGGGCGTCATCGCCGTGCCCGCCCCGCTGCCTGGCCGCTACCGGCACGAGCGCCGCAGGCTCGCCGCCATCGCCCGCGACGCGGGAGTACGCGCCGTCCTGACACAGCAGAGCGACCTCCCGGACGTCGAGAAGTGGGTCGCCGAGGAGGGCGTCACCGGTGCGGTCTGCCACCCGACCGACGCCGGTGACGGGGACCCGGGCGCCTGGACCGCTCCGGAGGTGTCGTCCGAGACCCTGGCCCTGCTCCAGTACACGTCGGGATCGACCGGCGACCCCAAGGGCGTCATGGTCACCCACGGCAACCTGGTCGCCAACGTGGACCGCATGGCCCGCATGTTCGGGAACGACAGCGCCACCGCGTACGGCGGCTGGATCCCCCTGTACCACGACATGGGGCTGATCGGCCTGATGCTGCCCGGCCTCCTGCTCGGGAACGGGTACGTCCAGATGGACCCCATGTCCTTCCTGCGCCGCCCGTACCACTGGCTGCGCATGCTGGACGCCTGCGACGTCAACTTCACCGCCGCGCCCGACTTCGGGTACGAGATGTGTGTCCGCCGGGTCACCGACGAACAACTCGCCACGCTCGACCTGTCCCGGCTCAAGGCGGCCAACGGCTCCGAGCCGGTCCGCGCCGACGTGGTCGCCGCCTTCACCGAGCGGTTCGCCGCAGCGGGACTGCGGCCGGAGGCGCTCATACCCGTGTACGGCCTGGCGGAGGCGACGCTGATGGTCTCCGGGACGTCCCGGAGGCCACCACGGTGCACCCCGGTCGTCACCGCCGCACTGGAGGACGGGCGCCTGCGGCCGGCCGACGGCACGCAGCCGTCCCGCGTACTCGTCGGATGCGGTGCCCCGGCCGGATCCGACACGCTGATCGTCGACCCCGACACCGGCGACGCCCTGCCCGAGGGCCGCATCGGCGAGATCTGGCTCGACGGCCCCTGTGTCACCGCGGGCTACTGGGAGAACGACGACACCACCGAGACCACGTTCCACGCGCACACCAGCGACGGATGCGGCCCGTTCCTGCGCACCGGCGACCTAGGCGGCCTGCTCGACGGCGACCTGTACATCACCGGCCGCCGCAAGGATGTCCTCGTGCTGCACGGCCGCAACCTGCACCCCGCGGACATCGAATACGAACTGCGGGCGCAGCACGAGGAGTTGGAGGGGCTGCACGGCGCCGTCTTCATGGTCGGACACGACGACGGGGTGGACGCCGCCCCCGCGATCGTCGTCGTGCACGAGATCCGCGCCCACTGGGGTGCCGAGCGCCTGGGCGAGATCGCCGTCGGCATGAAGCAGACCGTGGCCCGGGACTTCGGCGTGCCGGTCGCGGGCGTCGCCCTCGTCAGGCCCGGCGGCGTACGACGCACCACCAGCGGCAAGGTGCAGCGCTCGGCGATGCGCGCCCTCTACCTCGCCGCCGGACTGGAAACCCTGCACGTCGCCGAGGACCCACTGCTCACCGCGGTCCTGGCCGGGCATCGGAGGGGGACCACACGATGA
- a CDS encoding ABC transporter ATP-binding protein: MSLCLLTLSWSTHIAGAAYNWSVPTPTASSILVQDLQKKYRKNHALRGIELEIHPGEVMGLLGPNGAGKTTLVKILTTLLEPDSGRAFVNGWSVTEEPEKVRSAIGTAGQYSTVDGVLTGFENLYLLGKLRGVGRRTARRIADDLLSRFRLTDVAGRQAGTYSGGMRRRLDLAAALVGSPPLVVLDEPTTGLDPESRLDTWEAVGELVAAGTTILLTTQYLEEADRLADRITVIDRGQVVAEGTSDELKAAAGNRLVVCVAEDHQLDAAARAAQRATGATPAVDRRARRVEVAAADGRAALGRALTALEGEQVDVLEIGLSRCTLDDVFLGLTSRARREAA; encoded by the coding sequence ATGAGTCTTTGTTTGTTGACTCTTTCGTGGTCGACTCACATCGCCGGAGCCGCATATAACTGGTCTGTGCCTACCCCGACCGCATCCTCCATACTGGTCCAAGACCTACAGAAAAAATACCGAAAGAATCACGCGTTACGTGGCATTGAGCTGGAAATCCATCCAGGTGAAGTCATGGGGCTCTTGGGGCCGAATGGAGCCGGAAAAACCACCCTGGTGAAAATCCTGACGACACTCCTCGAACCGGACTCCGGGCGAGCTTTCGTCAATGGCTGGAGCGTGACTGAAGAACCGGAGAAGGTACGCTCCGCGATTGGAACGGCCGGTCAGTACTCGACGGTCGACGGTGTGCTGACGGGTTTCGAAAACCTCTACCTCCTCGGGAAGCTGCGGGGCGTGGGGCGTCGTACGGCCCGCCGCATCGCAGATGACCTGCTGTCCCGGTTCCGGCTGACCGACGTGGCCGGGCGCCAGGCCGGCACCTACTCGGGCGGGATGCGCCGGCGACTGGATCTGGCCGCCGCTCTCGTCGGTTCCCCGCCCCTGGTCGTGCTGGACGAGCCGACGACCGGGCTCGACCCCGAAAGCCGGCTCGACACGTGGGAGGCGGTCGGTGAACTGGTCGCCGCCGGCACCACGATCCTGCTGACGACCCAGTACCTGGAGGAGGCGGACCGCCTCGCCGACCGGATCACCGTGATCGACCGGGGGCAGGTCGTGGCGGAGGGCACCAGCGACGAGCTGAAGGCGGCCGCCGGCAACCGGCTCGTCGTGTGTGTCGCCGAGGACCACCAGCTCGACGCGGCGGCACGCGCCGCGCAGCGGGCGACCGGCGCGACCCCGGCGGTGGACCGGCGTGCCCGGCGCGTGGAGGTGGCCGCCGCCGACGGCCGGGCCGCACTGGGCCGAGCCCTGACCGCACTCGAGGGCGAGCAGGTCGATGTGCTGGAGATCGGACTCAGCCGCTGCACACTCGACGACGTATTCCTCGGCCTGACCAGCCGCGCCCGCCGGGAGGCGGCGTGA